A region from the Aegilops tauschii subsp. strangulata cultivar AL8/78 chromosome 5, Aet v6.0, whole genome shotgun sequence genome encodes:
- the LOC141022853 gene encoding uncharacterized protein: MSSNASSYSNPFAVDPAEIRDINVHARVPVVLDASNSTYFAWKTYFSLLFRENNLVDHVDGTVDSCAMVDDAEWTAIDATIIRWFFTTISKDLFHTVVSASDDARAMWVKLNGLCTDNKLQRRVFLQQKFFDCHTRMTSPLMTTAA, from the coding sequence ATGTCGTCCAACGCCTCCTCCTACTCCAACCCCTTCGCCGTCGACCCTGCTGAAATCCGCGACATCAACGTCCACGCACGCGTCCCCGTCGTCCTCGACGCCTCCAACTCCACGTACTTCGCGTGGAAGACGTACTTCTCGCTGCTCTTCCGCGAGAACAACCTCGTGGATCATGTTGACGGCACCGTTGACTCCTGCGCCATGGTGGACGACGCCGAATGGACCGCGATCGACGCCACGATCATCCGGTGGTTCTTCACCACCATCTCCAAGGACCTGTTTCACACGGTCGTGAGCGCCAGCGACGACGCCCGCGCCATGTGGGTTAAGTTGAACGGCCTCTGCACCGACAACAAGCTTCAGCGCCGCGTTTTTTTGCAGCAGAAATTTTTTGACTGTCACACCAGGATGACCAGTCCATTGATGACTACTGCCGCCTGA
- the LOC109741092 gene encoding low molecular mass early light-inducible protein HV90, chloroplastic-like, producing the protein MATVMAMSSLAGAAAVLPRGSAGRLGAKSLPALGRRALVVRAQTEGPSAPPPNKSKTSTSIWDALAFSGPAPERINGRLAMVGFVTALAVEAGRGDGLLSQLGSGTGQAWFAYSVAVLSVASLVPLLQGESAEGRAGAIMNANAELWNGRFAMVGLVALAATEIITGAPFINV; encoded by the coding sequence ATGGCGACTGTGATGGCCATGAGCTCCTTGGCCGGTGCCGCCGCCGTCCTGCCGCGCGGCTCGGCAGGCCGCCTCGGCGCCAAGTCTCTGCCAGCGCTGGGCCGGCGCGCCCTCGTCGTCAGGGCCCAGACCGAGGGCCCCAGCGCACCACCGCCAAACAAATCCAAGACAAGCACCTCGATTTGGGACGCGCTGGCGTTCAGCGGCCCTGCGCCGGAGCGCATCAACGGACGCCTTGCCATGGTTGGCTTCGTGACGGCGCTTGCGGTGGAGGCAGGCCGCGGCGACGGGCTCCTCTCACAGCTCGGCAGTGGCACCGGGCAGGCGTGGTTCGCCTACTCTGTGGCGGTCCTGTCCGTGGCGTCGCTGGTGCCACTGCTCCAGGGCGAGAGCGCCGAGGGCAGAGCCGGCGCCATCATGAACGCCAACGCGGAGCTCTGGAACGGCCGCTTCGCCATGGTTGGACTCGTCGCTCTGGCGGCCACCGAGATCATCACGGGCGCACCCTTCATCAATGTGTAA